In Parageobacillus sp. KH3-4, the genomic window CATTATAACTGTCAACTGCTCGACAATTTTATACAGCAGCGGCAAGGTGCCAAATAGAGCGGTTCGCTCTTCATGGCTTAATAGGGAATCTGGTGAAAGTCCAGAACTGTCCCCGCAACTGTAAATGCGGACGAAATGAGATGACCACTGTACGGTGGAATGGCAAGCGCCGTTTGCCGTATGGGAAGGCTCAGAGTAGGATGAAGCATGAGTCAGTAGACCTGCCTTGTTCGCTTACTGTTTCCTAATCTTCGGGGGGTGAGATGAGGAAACGGCAACGGTGGCTGCTTTCGTGTGCACATTTATTGCCGTTTCTCGCTCATTCCGCGGTAGGAATGGGTTTTTTTATTTTATATAAATAAAGAAGGGGGAACAAAAGATGAAAAAATGGAAACGGTATGTGCTGCTATTTGTATTTGCGCTGGCATTCGGCCTCTTATTCGGATGCAGCGGGGAAAACGCAAGCAAAGAGCCTGCCAAAAAAGAGGAGCCGAAAGCGGAGCAAGCAGCGTTTCCGGTAACGGTGAAAGATGGATCAGGGGAAGAAGTGACGATTAAGTCGGAACCGCGAAAAATCGTTTCTTTAATCCCAAGCAACACGGAAATCGCCTATGCGTTAGGATTAGGCGATAAAATCGTTGGCGTCAGCGATTTTGACAACTATCCGGAAGATGTGAAAAAGAAAGAAAAAATCGGCGGAATGGAGTTTAATGTGGAAAAAATCATTTCGCTGAAGCCAGATTTAGTGCTTGCTCATGCGTCAGGCGCGCATAATTCAAAAGACGGGCTTCAGCAATTGAAAGATGCAGGCATTACTGTATTAGTTGTCAACGATGCGAAATCATTTGCGGACGTATATGATTCCATCGAGCTGATTGGCAAAGCGACTGGAACTGCCGATAAAGCGCAGGAAATCGTGAAAAATATGAAAACAAAATTAGAAGGGATAAAGGAAAAAGCAAAACAAATAAAAGAGGAAGATCAAGCCAAAGTATGGGTGGAAGTATCGCCGCCGCCACAAATTTATACCGCCGGAAAAGGGACATTTATGGATGAGATGCTTCAAGCGATTTCTGCGAAAAACGTTGCCGGTAATTTAGAAGGGTGGCCGATGGTCACAGAAGAAAAGGCGGTCGCGTACAAGCCGGATGTCATCATTACCACATACGGCGGAGCGAAGCAAGTATTGAACCGTCCTGCTTGGAAAGATGTCCCGGCGGTGAAAAACAAACGGGTGTATGATGTAAATACAGATTTAGTAAGCCGTCCGGGCCCACGCTTGATCGAAGGAGTAGAGGAACTTGCAAAAGCAATTTACCCAGATATTTTCCAGTAATATATGGATGTATGCAGTAGCAATAACGATCGTTATCATTTCGCTCTTGCTAGGGATATCGATAGGTTCTCTATCGATTCCCTTTTCTGCTATTATGAAGATCTTTTTATCACAATGGTTTGGATTAACATTGCCGGACGATGTTCCTAGGGATTTTGTGCAAATCGTGATGGCGATCCGCCTTCCCCGCGTGGTTTTGGCGTTTTTCGTAGGCGCTTCGCTCGCCGTCGCGGGAGCGGCGTTTCAAGGATTATTAAAAAACGCGCTTGCCGACCCGTATACGCTCGGCGTGTCGTCAGGCGCTTCTGTCGGCGCGGTTTTTGTCATTTTTTTCAACATTCAATTGCCGCTGTTTGGCACATTTACGCTTCCCGTTGTCAGCATTGTCTTTGGCCTTGCGACGCTCGTGCTTGTTCTTTTGTTTGCGCGGGCGGTGGAACGAAAAATGTCCGTAGAAACGATCATTTTAGTTGGCATTATGTTTGGGGCGTTTTTCAGCGCGCTTATTTCCTTAATGATCGCGCTGACCGGGGAGGAATTGCGGCAAATTATTGCATGGCTGATGGGAAGCGTGGCGATGCGCGGCTGGAAGTATACGATGATGATGCTTCCGTTTTTTCTCGTCGGGGTAATGTTGCTGCTTTTCAATGCGCGCGAACTGAACGCCTTCGCTTTTGGAGAGTCGGCCGCTATGCACATCGGGGTCGATGTGGCGAAGCGAAAAGTGATGGTTTTAACCGGCGCTTCGCTGCTAACCGGCGCGGCGGTGTCGGTTTCTGGGACGATCGGTTTTGTCGGATTGGTCGTTCCCCA contains:
- a CDS encoding ABC transporter substrate-binding protein, whose protein sequence is MKKWKRYVLLFVFALAFGLLFGCSGENASKEPAKKEEPKAEQAAFPVTVKDGSGEEVTIKSEPRKIVSLIPSNTEIAYALGLGDKIVGVSDFDNYPEDVKKKEKIGGMEFNVEKIISLKPDLVLAHASGAHNSKDGLQQLKDAGITVLVVNDAKSFADVYDSIELIGKATGTADKAQEIVKNMKTKLEGIKEKAKQIKEEDQAKVWVEVSPPPQIYTAGKGTFMDEMLQAISAKNVAGNLEGWPMVTEEKAVAYKPDVIITTYGGAKQVLNRPAWKDVPAVKNKRVYDVNTDLVSRPGPRLIEGVEELAKAIYPDIFQ
- a CDS encoding iron ABC transporter permease — protein: MQKQFTQIFSSNIWMYAVAITIVIISLLLGISIGSLSIPFSAIMKIFLSQWFGLTLPDDVPRDFVQIVMAIRLPRVVLAFFVGASLAVAGAAFQGLLKNALADPYTLGVSSGASVGAVFVIFFNIQLPLFGTFTLPVVSIVFGLATLVLVLLFARAVERKMSVETIILVGIMFGAFFSALISLMIALTGEELRQIIAWLMGSVAMRGWKYTMMMLPFFLVGVMLLLFNARELNAFAFGESAAMHIGVDVAKRKVMVLTGASLLTGAAVSVSGTIGFVGLVVPHMVRLVCGPNHRLLLPLSLLYGGAFLVLTDLLARTIISPRELPIGVITSLIGAPLFALLFFRRMRRKT